Proteins encoded within one genomic window of Flavobacterium oreochromis:
- a CDS encoding T9SS type A sorting domain-containing protein → MKKITLGLFSLLFYWNSQAAIVVRDINDFTFSLNTFVDLDFNNDNVPEFTMQYMNNSVESFFDPNMVNFVTTGTFDSGYGWDVMKFLSFDTTISSSSIFGAQADAYIDPSWANPVDFFPQGDSYIGCKFKLANSWHYGWILVNKNGNTITLKSYAYNDVAGQSIKAGQLDLLSNQGFQIVDNQFFPNPAKEIVTSKIGSSIKLVTLTDLTGKHFPVYFDNSSINLDHLQKGMYLLEVTYEQNIKSFTKIVKE, encoded by the coding sequence ATGAAAAAAATTACATTAGGACTTTTTAGTCTCTTATTTTATTGGAATTCTCAAGCAGCTATAGTAGTTCGTGATATTAATGATTTTACTTTTTCGTTAAATACTTTTGTTGATCTTGATTTTAATAATGATAATGTACCAGAATTCACCATGCAATATATGAACAATTCTGTCGAAAGTTTTTTTGATCCTAATATGGTAAACTTTGTTACTACAGGTACATTTGATTCAGGATATGGTTGGGATGTGATGAAATTTTTGAGTTTTGATACTACTATTTCAAGTTCTAGCATATTTGGTGCTCAAGCAGATGCTTATATAGATCCTTCATGGGCCAATCCTGTTGATTTTTTTCCTCAAGGTGATTCGTATATTGGTTGTAAGTTTAAATTAGCTAATAGTTGGCATTATGGCTGGATTTTAGTAAATAAAAATGGTAATACTATTACCTTAAAAAGTTATGCTTATAATGATGTAGCAGGACAAAGTATAAAAGCAGGTCAGTTAGATCTATTGTCAAATCAAGGATTTCAAATAGTTGATAATCAATTTTTTCCTAATCCAGCTAAAGAAATTGTTACCTCTAAAATTGGAAGTTCTATTAAATTAGTTACTTTAACCGATCTTACAGGTAAACATTTTCCTGTCTATTTTGATAACTCAAGTATTAATTTAGATCATCTACAAAAAGGAATGTATTTACTTGAAGTGACGTATGAACAAAATATAAAAAGTTTTACCAAGATCGTTAAAGAATAA
- a CDS encoding glutamine--tRNA ligase/YqeY domain fusion protein — translation MSSTEKSLNFIEQIIEEDLNNGLSNDKLRFRFPPEPNGYLHVGHASAICLNFGLGLDYNAPVNLRFDDTNPSKEEQEYVDAIKRDVEWLGFKWDKECYASDYFQELYDWAIELIKKGKAYVDNLSSEEMARLKGTPTQPGENSPNRDRSVEENLDLFTRMKNGEFPNGSYVLRAKIDMASSNMLMRDPIMYRIMHEHHHRTGNQWCIYPMYDWAHGESDYMEQVSHSFCTLEFLPHRELYDWFLNAIYDNSKVRPKQREFARRNLSHTVVSKRKLLQLVQEGHVTGWDDPRMSTISGMRRRGYTPESIRNFAKTIGIAKRTNLIDVSLLEFCVREDLNKTAPRVMAVLDPVKLVITNYPEGQEEWLEAENNPEEEIMTYRKVPFSKVLYIEREDFKEEADKKFFRLKLDGEVRLKNAYIIKAESVIKDENGNITEIHATYDPDSRSGSGTEASKRKVKGTIHWVSQTHAIPAEIRVYDRLFTHESPDGNKEVDFKEFINPNSLQIITGYLEPSLADVKELDQFQFQRLGYFCVDKDSSMEKLVFNKTVGLKDTWAKISE, via the coding sequence ATGTCGAGTACAGAAAAATCATTGAATTTTATAGAACAAATCATTGAAGAAGACTTAAATAATGGTTTGTCTAATGATAAATTACGCTTTCGTTTTCCACCTGAACCTAATGGATACTTACATGTTGGACACGCAAGTGCTATTTGTTTAAATTTTGGATTAGGATTAGATTATAATGCGCCTGTAAATTTGCGTTTTGATGATACAAATCCTTCTAAAGAAGAGCAAGAATATGTAGATGCTATAAAGCGTGATGTAGAATGGCTTGGATTTAAATGGGATAAAGAATGTTACGCATCTGATTATTTTCAAGAATTATATGATTGGGCTATAGAATTGATAAAAAAGGGTAAAGCTTATGTTGATAACTTGTCATCCGAAGAAATGGCTAGATTAAAAGGCACACCTACGCAACCAGGTGAAAATAGCCCTAATAGAGATCGTTCTGTCGAAGAAAATTTAGATTTATTTACACGTATGAAAAACGGTGAATTTCCTAATGGTTCTTATGTTTTGCGTGCTAAAATTGATATGGCTTCTTCTAATATGTTAATGCGTGATCCTATCATGTATCGTATTATGCACGAACATCATCATCGTACTGGTAATCAATGGTGTATATATCCTATGTATGATTGGGCACATGGTGAAAGTGATTATATGGAACAAGTTTCTCATTCATTCTGTACATTAGAATTTTTACCTCATAGAGAATTATATGATTGGTTTCTAAACGCTATTTATGATAATTCGAAGGTAAGACCTAAGCAACGTGAATTTGCACGTAGAAATCTATCACATACAGTCGTTTCTAAGCGCAAACTATTACAATTAGTACAAGAAGGACATGTAACAGGTTGGGATGATCCTCGTATGAGTACCATTTCAGGTATGCGTCGTCGCGGTTATACACCAGAATCTATAAGAAATTTTGCTAAAACAATAGGTATTGCTAAACGAACTAATTTAATTGATGTTTCTTTATTAGAATTCTGTGTAAGAGAGGATTTAAATAAAACTGCACCTCGTGTTATGGCAGTTTTAGATCCTGTTAAATTAGTCATTACTAATTATCCAGAAGGACAAGAAGAATGGTTAGAAGCTGAAAATAATCCTGAAGAAGAAATCATGACTTATAGAAAAGTACCTTTTTCTAAAGTTTTATACATTGAAAGAGAGGATTTTAAAGAAGAAGCAGATAAAAAGTTTTTTCGTTTAAAATTAGATGGTGAAGTCCGACTTAAAAATGCCTATATCATTAAAGCAGAATCAGTAATAAAAGACGAAAATGGAAATATTACGGAAATTCATGCAACTTATGATCCTGATTCTCGTTCTGGAAGTGGTACAGAAGCTTCTAAGCGTAAAGTAAAGGGAACTATTCATTGGGTTTCTCAAACTCATGCAATACCAGCTGAAATACGTGTTTACGACCGTTTATTTACTCATGAAAGTCCTGATGGAAATAAAGAAGTTGATTTTAAAGAATTTATTAATCCTAATTCATTGCAAATCATTACAGGTTATCTTGAACCTAGCTTAGCAGATGTTAAGGAATTAGATCAGTTTCAGTTTCAACGTTTGGGCTATTTCTGCGTAGACAAAGATTCTTCTATGGAAAAATTAGTTTTTAATAAAACTGTAGGACTTAAAGATACATGGGCTAAGATTAGTGAATAA
- the folB gene encoding dihydroneopterin aldolase, with protein sequence MGIIKLKNIRTYSYHGCLIEESKIGSNYRVDLEIEADLSKSAISDRLVDTVDYVHLNKIVVEEMAIRSELLEHVAQRIIDRILKELLLVEKVTVEVAKINPPIGGDVQEVTILITKKR encoded by the coding sequence ATGGGAATTATCAAGTTAAAAAACATACGAACCTATTCGTATCATGGTTGTTTAATAGAAGAAAGTAAAATAGGTAGTAACTATCGTGTAGATTTAGAAATAGAAGCTGATTTATCAAAATCAGCTATAAGTGATCGTTTGGTAGATACTGTAGACTATGTACATTTAAACAAAATAGTAGTAGAAGAAATGGCTATTCGATCAGAACTTTTAGAACATGTAGCACAAAGAATTATAGATAGAATACTAAAAGAACTTCTATTAGTAGAAAAAGTTACCGTAGAAGTAGCAAAAATTAATCCACCTATAGGTGGTGATGTTCAAGAAGTTACTATTTTAATAACAAAAAAAAGATAA
- a CDS encoding GldM family protein, with protein sequence MKKLLLLILLPYAIYSQNDSISISKPNLSLIGLNKLNIVYKGIPNPISIQVKESKPYKIKGEALFQSPDGNYTLQPKNGKETKVFVEINTSDSTKVIEEHILRVKDLPLAALLVNQKGCINSDCVLEIPTKELLNAEITFKLIDFLLDYNITVTGFRLHLTNTIGEFLDSFEIKGNKIPADVYQAILNKDKATLIQIHKITFLSDLNLAILKTPMIKIKKV encoded by the coding sequence ATGAAAAAATTATTACTTTTAATTCTTTTACCTTATGCTATTTATAGTCAAAATGATTCTATTAGTATATCAAAACCAAATCTTTCCTTAATAGGATTAAATAAATTAAATATTGTATACAAAGGAATTCCTAATCCCATATCTATTCAAGTAAAAGAATCAAAACCTTATAAAATTAAAGGAGAAGCACTTTTTCAAAGTCCAGATGGTAATTATACCCTTCAGCCTAAAAATGGCAAGGAAACGAAAGTATTTGTGGAAATTAATACATCTGATAGTACAAAAGTAATTGAAGAACATATTTTACGGGTAAAAGATTTACCATTGGCAGCTTTATTAGTTAATCAAAAAGGATGTATTAATAGTGATTGTGTTTTAGAAATTCCAACAAAAGAATTATTAAATGCTGAAATTACTTTTAAACTAATAGATTTCTTATTAGATTACAATATTACAGTTACAGGCTTTCGTTTACATTTAACTAATACGATAGGTGAATTTTTAGATAGTTTTGAGATTAAAGGTAATAAAATTCCAGCCGATGTATATCAAGCTATCCTAAATAAGGATAAGGCAACACTTATTCAAATTCATAAAATTACTTTCTTGTCAGATTTAAATCTAGCTATTTTAAAGACTCCTATGATAAAAATTAAAAAAGTTTAA